The segment TTTTAATCTTACTACGTGTCCTCTTTCCAGAGCATATTTTACAATTAGCTCGTTGATCTCATCCTGTGAAAATCTATGCTTATCCTTACGCTTCCCCACGAAGACATGCTCCGCCTGTGGTGCATAATCAAGGAGTTCCCTGTTTATAAGTGCATCATATAAGACAACCCGGGCGGTTTTTAAAGTGTTTACCGCCTTCAGGGTTATCAATTCCGGATCTCCGGGACCTGCTCCTACTACCGTTAATTTGGGAGTATTATACATTTTGTACCTCCTTCGTTCTATATGCGTCTATAGTTTTGTGGAAGATCCTCGCATCATTTAAATATTTGTTGGCAAAGACCTCTGTTGGCTCGTGATGATTTAGCTGATATGCAAATTCTTCAAAAGAAGTAGAAAGCGCAATCCTTCCCGTGTTAACAAACAGCTCATCAAACTGAGAAATAATTCCCGCCTGAGTGTTAGTCTTGACATCTTCAGAAAGCAATAAAGCTTTAGCCGAATTTACTATTGAAGTATAGGAATGGTAAATACTATCTGCCCAGGCCCTTCTTTCCAAAGCACTGTGAGCATTCTCTATTTTCTCTTCACTTTCAAATAACAGGGTAGCAATGAGATCAATAATTACTCCTGCACATTCCCCTACTCCTACTGCCTGAATATAAGGCTTTTCGTGCCCCCAGTCTACAAAATCATTCTCTGTAAGATTTGTCGTATCTCCAAGATCCTTCAGCAGGTCATAAAAATAAGATTTCCCCTGTCTGTCGTAGTAATGAATAAATTTTTCGTCAGGAGCAGACTGTTCCTGAAAATCGTTCAGTATTAATCGTAATGCTTCAGGACCACGTTTACTGGGCACCTTTATAACTTTATCTGCAAATCTTCCCTGACCATCTCCTAAAGTTCCGCCACCAAGTAAAATTTGAAGTGCTTAAGCGCTACAGCTTTCCCTACTTTTACAGACATTCCCTGGAATCCAATTTCGGCCATATTGTGTTGCCCGCAGGCATTCATACAACCGCTTATTTTTATAGTAATATCCCTGCCGTTTACGAAATGAGGATATTCAGCTTTAAGAACATCTTCAAGAACATCTGCAGCTCCTGTACTACTGGCAATCCCCAGGTTACATGTGTCTGTTCCCGGGCAGGCAGTAATATCTATTGTTTTATCATACCCGGCTTCTGCCAGGCCCAGTCTTTTTAATTCAGTATAAAAGAAAGGCAGCAATTCTTCCCTTACGTGACGAATAAGAATATCCTGTCGCAAAGTAAACCTTAGCTCATTGCCCGCATAATTCTTAATAAGATCTGCCAATTGCCTGGCCTCTGCAATGTAAAAATCTCCTAAAGGCACCCGGATACCTACAGCAAATAATCCCTGTTGTTTCTGCGGAATTATATTTGTGGATTTCCATGTTTCATAATGCTTTTGATCTTCAATTTCTACTGAAGGAATTTCAACATCCTTTAAAACTGGAGCTGCTTCAAATTTTTCAATTTCAAAAGCGGGAATATTTTTAGAGAGAGCCGTTTGTTGCTCGGCCACCAGGTCCATAAATGCTTCTTTCCCGATATCCTTTACAAGATATTTCATCCTGGCTTTCATTCTTTTCGCTCTTTCACCATACCTAGGTCAAAGACACGCAAAACACCTTCAGTAAGTGAGATAATTTTTTCAGCTTCAATAAAATCATACAATTCATCGGCATGCCTTGGCTGTGAACCCAGCCCGCCCCCTAACATTACTTTAAAGCCGCGTTTTCCATCTTTCATCTTTGCTATAAAGCCAAGATCATGAATGTAGCTTAAAGCCGTATCCTCTTCAGAAGAAGAAAAAGAGATCTTAAACTTTCTTCCCATTTCCTGACAGATTGGATTTCTGAGAAAAAACTGAAAAGTTGCATGTGCATAAGGCGATACATCAAATGGCTCCTTTACGTCTATTCCGGCAGTTGGCGAAGCTGTTACATTACGTACTGTATTACCGCAGGCTTCCCTTAAAGTGATATCATCTTTTGCCAGCTGGCTCCAAAGCTCTGGTGTTCTGTCCAGGCTCACATAATGTATCTGGATATCCTGTCGCGTAGTAATATGTAACCGACCTGTAGAATATTCTTCTGAAACATTGCAGATCCTGTGTAATTGTTCAGAAGTTACTTTTCCAAACGGTAGTTTTATCCGCACCATTTGTACACCCGCCTGTCTTTGTCCATAAACTCCACGAGCCAGACGAAGACTTCGGAATTTTTCTTCATCAGCTTTTCCTTCACGAAAAAGTCTTATCCTTTTCGCTAAATCGACTATTTCCTGTTCAACTATGGGGTTTTCTAATTCTGTTCTGAAACTTTGCATATTCTTATATTTTATAGGCAGTTGCACACATCAGTTTTCTCACTCCCTGACCTATACTTTACCGTAATTTTTTTCTTTCCTGCTATGTTGCCGAAATTTTACTCTAGGCATGCAGCCCGCATTCCCGGTTTTCCAGGACCTTGGTGGGATCGAAATACTTAAACTCATTGGGTAGGTTGTTGTTCCTTAAATAGATATCCAGTTCCTCATCGCTCCAATGGTAAAACGGACTTACTTTTAAAATTCCATCCTTGCTATAGCTAAGGATCCCGATACTATCTCTAAAAGCGGTTTGACCTTTTCTTAGGTTGGTGAACCATACATCCGGCTTTTGTTGACGCATCGCTCTTTCAAAAGGCTCCAGTTTTACCTGCCGGGTGAACTCGTCATGGTAAGGACTATCTACCTGCGGTATACCTCCAAAAAAAGCATCCCTATAGGCTGAAGTTTCTTTCGGGGTGTAGAGTTTTACATTGAGATGCAGGCTCTCTATCACCTCCCGGGCGTGAGCATAAGTTTGCGGAGTATTATACCCCGTATCACACCAAATTACTTTAATGGACTGGTCTATCCTGGAACAGGCATGAAGTATTGCAGCTTCGTAAGGGCGAAAATTTGTGGTTACAATTAAGCCTCTGGCTATTATTGATTATCCACTGAATCAATTCTGCTTAGGTGGAATTCCTTTTAGCTGCCTGTTTAGTGTCTTTAATTCTCTTTCTGTAAATTTTTTCATCTCTGTTCCCTCCCAAAATTTTACGTGTGTCATACTTTTTGTTGTCTCAGATGCCTTTTTTTTGTGATCCTGTTGATGGAATCAAGTGGGGCAATATTTTTGCTTCTCTCCGTTTCCAGGGAAATGAAATTCCCATTTATTTATCCTAATATCCTATCGGGTAGGTAGGGTATTGACAAATATAGAACTCCTTTTTTAATATGCAGCAAATCAGCCGCAGAAGATTTCTATTTTAACATTTTTCAGTTTTCTCCTATAGCAAGATCGGCAAGAGTATTCTTTCCGAGGACCTGCAAGGTGCTGTCTCTCACCTGTATCATCAATGCGTGAACTGAACAGGATTTTTCATCGGGGCAATCCTGGCATTTCTCATAAAAATTCAGACTAACACACGGCAGCATTGCAATAGGACCTTCTAAAACCCGTATTACCTGTGTCATCTTCACCTCTGAAGGATCTTTAAGAAGGTAATAACCTCCTCCCTTGCCCTTTTTGGAACCGACGAAGCCTGAATTTTTTAATACTACCATTATACTCTCAAGATACTTAAGAGAAATATTCTGGCTACTGGCAATCTCTGCAGTTTGAACAGGTTTTTTGCCGGGTTGTTTTGCTATATATGCCAGTGCCTTTACACCGTATTTTGTCTTTTTGGAAAGCATTCAGCAAATATATCAATTTAATAGGCTTTACCTGTTTACGCGTTCAATGCCTGTTTTAAATCCTTTATAATATCATCGATGTGTTCAAGTCCTACCGAAATCCTTACCAGTCCCGGAGTGATCCCCGCCTCCAGCCTATCCTCTTCACTCAATTTACTGTGCGTGGTTGATGCAGGGTGCGTAACAATGCTCCGGGTATCTCCCAAATTTGCCGATCTTGAACAAAGCTGTACATTATCAATAAATTTTCTTCCTGCTTCAAGTCCTCCTTTAATTTCAAAGGAGATAATATTTCCTCCAAGCTTCATTTGTTTTTTTGCAACTTCATACTGAGGATGAGACTTCAAAAAAGGATATTTTACATTTTCCGCATTTGCTTCCTGCTCCAGGAATTCAGCAACTTTGAGTGCATTTTCACAATGCCTGTCCAGTCTTACCAGTAAGGTTTCCAAACTTTTAGAAAGAATCCAGGCATTAAAAGGGGATAGTGCCGGACCCGTATTTCGGGAAAAAAGATAGATCTCCCTGATCAAATCTGCACTTCCCACTGTCACTCCACCTAAGACCCGTCCCTGGCCATCTATTAGTTTTGTTGCCGAATGTATTACCAGGTCGGCTCCAAATTTTATAGGATTCTGTAAATAGGGAGTAGCAAAACAATTGTCAATGATCAGGATCAAATTGTGTTTTTTTGCAATCCTTCCTAATTCCTCCAAATCAATAATATCCACCCCGGGATTTGTAGGCGATTCAGCAAACAGAATTTTTGTCTCGGGTTTGATCAGACTTTCAACTGAATCAATTTCATTTACATTAAAATAACTATGAGAGATATTCCACTTCGGAAAATATTTCGTGAACAGGCTGTGTGTTGATCCAAAAATTGATCGTGCAGATACAATATGATCACCGCTGTTTAAGAGTGCTGCAAGAGTTGAAAACACTGCAGACATTCCCGTAGCAAAAGCATATCCCGTCTCTGCCCCTTCCATTGCAGCTATTTTTTCAATAAATTCTGAAGTATTTGGATTGCTGAATCTACTGTAAATGTTTCGTTCTTTTTCTTCAGAAAAGGAAGCTCTCATATCTTCAGCATCTTCAAAAACATAGCTTGAGGTGAGATATAGCGGCGCCGAATGCTCCATAAATTGAGTGCGCTCAATTTGGGTTCGAATAGCCGTGGTTTCCATATTTGATTCCTTTTTTGATCCAGGGTTGTTTGTCATTACGCCAATTTTTCTGCCAATTTAAGAATATCTGACAAAACACCACGTGCAGTTACTGCAGCACCTGCACCTGCACCCTGAATTACAATGGGCCTTTCTCCGTAAGACTCAGTATAAATTTCAAAAGAAGCATCTGCATGCTTCAGGCTTCCGAACGGGGAGTATCTTTTCTCCTTTACAAGTTTTACCTCCAGTTCTCCTGTGGCAACATCCAGTTCGCCAACATGTCTTATGACCTCATCTTCCTTTAAATCTTTTCTCAAAATTTCAAAATCTTCATTAAGATCTATCTGGTTTTCCTTAAATGAACTAAGGCTACTTCCTCCATTCAAATGCACCGGAACAAGGTCTTCAATTTTCACCTGGGATAGCTCCTTTTGCAACTGCAACTCCCTCGCAAGGATCAATAACTTTCGCGCCACATCCTTTCCTGAAAGATCAATGCGGGGATCGGGTTCAGTAAAACCTTTTTCTCCTGCTTCAGTTAAAACTGTATCAAAAGATTTCCCACCTTCAGAAAACGTATTAAATATATAACTTAGGGATCCGGAGAAAACTCCTCTTATTCTTGTTACTTTTTCTCCTGATGCATATAAATTCCTCACAGTTTCCACTACAGGAAGACTTAGCACCTACATTAGTTTCGTACAGAAAATACTTCTTATGCTCCCTAAGATCCTTCCGCAGGTTATTATAAAATTCTGTAGAAAGGGTATTGGCCACTTTGTTGGCTGCCACAATGTGAAAACCATTTTCAATAAGTAAGCTGTAATTATTTACCAGTTCCTGGCTGGCTGTAGCATCTACTGCAATAACATTTTCAAGATCATTTTTCTT is part of the Antarcticibacterium sp. 1MA-6-2 genome and harbors:
- a CDS encoding Rrf2 family transcriptional regulator, with amino-acid sequence MLSKKTKYGVKALAYIAKQPGKKPVQTAEIASSQNISLKYLESIMVVLKNSGFVGSKKGKGGGYYLLKDPSEVKMTQVIRVLEGPIAMLPCVSLNFYEKCQDCPDEKSCSVHALMIQVRDSTLQVLGKNTLADLAIGEN
- a CDS encoding O-succinylhomoserine sulfhydrylase, whose product is MTNNPGSKKESNMETTAIRTQIERTQFMEHSAPLYLTSSYVFEDAEDMRASFSEEKERNIYSRFSNPNTSEFIEKIAAMEGAETGYAFATGMSAVFSTLAALLNSGDHIVSARSIFGSTHSLFTKYFPKWNISHSYFNVNEIDSVESLIKPETKILFAESPTNPGVDIIDLEELGRIAKKHNLILIIDNCFATPYLQNPIKFGADLVIHSATKLIDGQGRVLGGVTVGSADLIREIYLFSRNTGPALSPFNAWILSKSLETLLVRLDRHCENALKVAEFLEQEANAENVKYPFLKSHPQYEVAKKQMKLGGNIISFEIKGGLEAGRKFIDNVQLCSRSANLGDTRSIVTHPASTTHSKLSEEDRLEAGITPGLVRISVGLEHIDDIIKDLKQALNA